In Flavobacterium luteolum, the DNA window GGTGAACTAATTTATTTTCGTCATCTTCGCCTTCTCCTGTTGCTTTTGCCCATTCTAGAGTGTCTTCATCTAAATACATCATATCAAGCAATTCTTGTGGCCACCCTGCTGAACGCATACGGCTTAACATTCTCCAAGCCACAACTTGTACTGGAATATTTTCGTTCCACATACTGTCGTTAAGGCATCTCCAGTGATTTAAATCAACATTGTCTGGATTTTCGATTTGGTCAATACAAGTGTTACAGGCAAATATAGCTTCATCAATTCCACCTTTTCTAGTTGGCAAAACTTGATAAACTTTTAAATTTTCTTCATTTCCGCAAAGTTCACATTTAGATCCGCTTCGTTTGCTTAATTCTCTCTCGATACTCATTATTTGATATTTGTTTTTAAAATGCGAAATTACTTATAATTTGCTTCGCTGGCAAGTTTTGTGTTTTGTTGTTTTTATTTCTTGACCCTAACTGCACTCGGAACCAGCATTTCATATTCGCCACCATGACGCAA includes these proteins:
- a CDS encoding PhnA domain-containing protein; translated protein: MSIERELSKRSGSKCELCGNEENLKVYQVLPTRKGGIDEAIFACNTCIDQIENPDNVDLNHWRCLNDSMWNENIPVQVVAWRMLSRMRSAGWPQELLDMMYLDEDTLEWAKATGEGEDDENKLVHRDSNGVVLQHGDSVVLIKDLKVKGSSMVAKQGTAVRNIRLDHENAEYIEGKVDGQQIVIITQYVKKI